One Thermococcus sp. MAR1 genomic window carries:
- a CDS encoding glycosyltransferase, with the protein MHLYRGLIIIPCFNEAASLADLVTEIKENLRGILNLDILIVNDCSTDNTLDIAQRTEAKYLDLPVNLGIGGA; encoded by the coding sequence TAGAGGTTTAATTATTATCCCATGTTTTAATGAAGCAGCATCACTTGCTGATTTGGTTACTGAGATTAAAGAAAACCTACGGGGTATTTTAAACTTAGATATTTTAATTGTGAATGATTGTTCAACAGATAATACTTTAGACATTGCACAAAGAACAGAAGCTAAATATTTAGATTTACCGGTTAATTTAGGTATTGGAGGGGCTAT